The following proteins come from a genomic window of Methanosarcina sp. MTP4:
- a CDS encoding redoxin family protein, producing MEEGAEEGEETGEVGEAGESSLPADWKDYELVDTRTGETFRVSDFKGKPVLLETFSVWCPTCLKQQQEVKKMVGNLGNGVIHISLDVDPNEDEEIVRNHMESNGFKWYSAVAPPEMTQELIDEFGITVVNAPAAPVILVCEDQSARLLEQRGVKPVALLEEEIEKGC from the coding sequence GTGGAAGAGGGTGCTGAAGAAGGAGAGGAAACAGGTGAAGTTGGTGAAGCCGGGGAAAGTTCTCTTCCTGCCGACTGGAAGGACTACGAACTTGTGGATACCCGGACCGGGGAGACATTCAGGGTAAGCGATTTCAAGGGGAAGCCCGTTCTGCTCGAAACCTTTTCCGTCTGGTGCCCTACCTGCCTGAAACAGCAGCAGGAAGTCAAGAAGATGGTGGGTAACTTAGGTAACGGGGTTATACATATATCCCTGGATGTGGACCCTAATGAGGATGAGGAAATCGTAAGGAACCATATGGAAAGCAACGGCTTTAAATGGTATTCGGCAGTGGCTCCCCCGGAAATGACCCAGGAGCTCATAGATGAGTTTGGGATAACGGTTGTAAATGCTCCTGCGGCTCCTGTGATACTTGTCTGCGAAGACCAGTCCGCCCGCTTGCTTGAGCAAAGGGGAGTAAAACCGGTAGCCCTTCTGGAAGAAGAAATTGAGAAGGGCTGCTGA
- a CDS encoding phosphoribosyltransferase, which produces MNGKFIKMQEKSKQFRRSPVEQDSFRCELISFREACRLSRLLTRKIKASGFQPDLIVAIGRGGYVPARMVADFLLFNDLCSMKIEHYTRAADMQEEARIKFPISVDISGKKVLIVDDVTDTGETLCLAVDYVQSLNPAEVRTAVLQHKTCSAFTPDFYSQKIVKWRWIIYPWALYEDLAGFTVKVIGDRTRDLSGIVAGFKERYEIEIGEEELLDILADLVERGELEKVEGGEFERVEGKKPGWRVLAR; this is translated from the coding sequence GTGAACGGCAAATTTATCAAGATGCAGGAGAAGAGCAAGCAGTTCCGGCGCTCTCCGGTAGAGCAGGACTCATTCAGGTGCGAACTGATCAGTTTCAGGGAAGCCTGCAGGCTTTCCAGGTTACTCACCCGGAAAATCAAGGCTTCCGGCTTCCAGCCTGACCTGATCGTAGCCATTGGGAGGGGCGGCTATGTGCCGGCGAGGATGGTCGCGGATTTTCTCCTTTTCAATGACCTTTGCTCCATGAAGATCGAACACTACACCCGGGCTGCGGACATGCAGGAAGAAGCCCGGATCAAATTTCCAATTTCCGTGGATATAAGCGGAAAAAAAGTGCTTATCGTGGACGATGTGACCGACACCGGGGAGACCCTTTGCCTTGCTGTGGACTATGTGCAGAGCCTGAACCCCGCAGAGGTCAGGACTGCCGTGCTCCAGCACAAGACCTGTTCCGCCTTTACCCCGGATTTTTACTCGCAAAAAATCGTCAAATGGCGCTGGATCATCTATCCCTGGGCCCTCTATGAAGACCTGGCAGGATTTACTGTAAAAGTCATTGGGGACAGGACCCGGGACCTTTCCGGGATCGTAGCCGGGTTTAAGGAAAGGTATGAGATAGAAATCGGGGAAGAAGAGCTTCTTGATATTCTGGCTGACCTGGTTGAGAGGGGAGAGCTTGAGAAGGTTGAAGGAGGAGAATTTGAGAGGGTTGAGGGAAAGAAGCCGGGGTGGCGGGTTTTAGCTAGATAA
- a CDS encoding type II toxin-antitoxin system RelE/ParE family toxin: MGTPEFEKKVIEELNFIKKQLWEIREHMVDVDTILTWEESDLLKASFQNESEGKLKTLKKMEEEMGLKKDHESDIFEIFLDEDSQSFLEKSNLYTDYRTMEIIKKLTTDPMPPGAKRIIESREELIRLRAGHYRFLYRINFGKSQIIVLKIEHLKCTYC; encoded by the coding sequence ATGGGAACGCCGGAGTTCGAGAAAAAGGTCATTGAAGAACTTAACTTCATCAAAAAACAGCTCTGGGAAATAAGGGAACATATGGTTGATGTAGATACCATACTTACCTGGGAAGAAAGTGACCTCTTAAAAGCAAGTTTTCAAAATGAATCGGAAGGGAAACTGAAAACTCTGAAAAAAATGGAAGAAGAAATGGGCTTAAAGAAAGACCATGAGTCCGACATATTTGAAATTTTTCTTGATGAAGACTCCCAATCTTTCCTGGAAAAATCCAACCTGTATACGGATTACCGGACAATGGAAATCATCAAAAAGCTAACAACCGACCCTATGCCCCCCGGAGCAAAGAGAATTATCGAGAGCAGGGAAGAACTCATCAGGTTGAGAGCCGGACACTACAGGTTCCTGTACAGGATAAATTTCGGGAAAAGTCAAATAATCGTTTTGAAGATCGAACACTTAAAATGTACCTACTGCTAA
- a CDS encoding homoserine O-acetyltransferase, which produces MKRESVGTVETRCCRFEGELLLEGGGRLKDLTLAYETYGALNREKSNAILVCHALTGDAHAAGWHEGDKKPGWWDSIIGPGKALDTEKYFIVCSNVLGGCKGSTGPASINPETGTTYGMDFPVITIGDMVHAQKKLVEHLGVSRLFAVVGGSMGGMQVLQWSVSYPDMVEKAVAIATTASSSAQQIAFNEVGRLAILSDPDWKGGNYPAGTPPGHGLAIARMIGHITYLSDESMHRKFGRELQDKEEYAFDFSRDFAVQSYLHHQGSSFTERFDANSYLYITKAVDYFDLSRNGSLIEGFGGVKAAFLVISVSSDWLYPPYQSRAIVSALSAANVEVTYREIESHYGHDAFLLEAGQLNYLLHNFLSRLCISEVMAENVITIGEGSSIEDAACTMFREGITHLPVVSEKPGKPEDEKLVGIVTAWDITRAFALKCRTLDEIMTKEVITANPEEPVETAARKMDSHRISALPVVDGEGRLLGIVGDEAINRFIGRF; this is translated from the coding sequence GTGAAAAGAGAATCTGTGGGCACCGTTGAGACCCGGTGTTGCCGGTTTGAGGGTGAGTTGCTGCTTGAAGGCGGGGGCAGACTCAAAGATCTAACGTTAGCCTACGAAACTTACGGGGCCCTGAACCGGGAGAAAAGCAATGCTATCCTGGTCTGCCACGCCCTGACCGGGGACGCCCATGCCGCGGGCTGGCATGAAGGGGATAAGAAGCCCGGGTGGTGGGACAGCATCATCGGGCCCGGGAAAGCCTTGGATACGGAGAAGTATTTCATTGTCTGTTCCAACGTCCTCGGGGGCTGCAAAGGTTCCACTGGACCGGCTTCAATCAACCCGGAGACAGGAACGACTTACGGCATGGATTTTCCCGTGATCACCATCGGAGATATGGTGCATGCCCAGAAAAAACTGGTCGAACACCTGGGGGTCTCCCGGCTTTTTGCGGTTGTGGGAGGTTCCATGGGAGGGATGCAGGTTTTACAGTGGTCGGTTTCGTATCCGGATATGGTGGAAAAGGCCGTTGCAATTGCGACCACTGCCTCCTCTTCTGCCCAGCAGATCGCCTTTAACGAGGTCGGAAGGCTTGCAATTCTCTCCGATCCGGACTGGAAAGGCGGGAACTACCCGGCAGGAACCCCTCCGGGTCACGGGCTGGCCATTGCCCGGATGATCGGGCATATTACTTACCTGAGTGACGAGTCCATGCACCGGAAGTTTGGCAGGGAACTGCAGGACAAGGAGGAATATGCTTTTGATTTTTCCCGGGACTTTGCGGTGCAGAGCTACCTGCACCATCAGGGCAGTTCCTTTACCGAGCGTTTTGACGCAAACTCCTATCTCTACATCACAAAGGCAGTGGATTACTTCGACCTTTCTAGAAACGGTTCCCTGATCGAAGGCTTCGGGGGCGTGAAGGCGGCTTTCCTGGTGATTTCCGTAAGTTCGGACTGGCTCTATCCCCCCTACCAGTCAAGGGCGATAGTCTCTGCCCTGAGTGCCGCTAACGTGGAGGTTACTTACCGGGAAATCGAGTCCCATTACGGGCATGATGCCTTTTTGCTGGAAGCCGGGCAGCTGAATTACCTTCTCCACAATTTCCTCTCCCGGCTCTGCATTTCCGAAGTCATGGCAGAAAATGTAATTACCATTGGGGAAGGAAGCAGTATTGAAGACGCTGCTTGCACAATGTTCAGGGAAGGGATTACCCATTTGCCTGTGGTTTCGGAAAAACCAGGAAAACCAGAAGATGAAAAACTTGTGGGGATCGTAACTGCCTGGGACATTACCAGGGCCTTTGCGTTAAAATGCCGGACCCTCGACGAGATTATGACAAAAGAAGTTATAACAGCAAACCCCGAGGAGCCTGTTGAAACTGCGGCCAGGAAAATGGATTCCCACAGGATTTCGGCTCTGCCGGTAGTAGACGGGGAGGGAAGGCTCCTCGGGATCGTGGGGGATGAGGCTATAAACCGGTTTATAGGCAGGTTTTAA
- a CDS encoding cation:proton antiporter: protein MESLLGNIDIILGVSILLLSIFHKFAVPSVLGFLVTGMLLGPYGLGLIGETQGVEILAEFGVIFLLFIIGVELSLKELWEIKKTVLAGGTLQVLLTILLVFLLCTQLGFSRATSVFIGFLISLSSTAIVLKILQEKSEVYSPHGRTSLAVLIFQDIIIVPMILVTPLLAGGSEGVTGLLLILLFKGVGIILLVILSARYIVPRLLYYVATTRSRELFLLSVIFICLSTALLTSSAGLSLALGAFLAGLVISESEYSQQTAGYITPFKDVFMSFFFVSIGMLLDVQYFLQNPHVFILMAFAVVFLKAFSGAIATFLLGYPLRTTLLTGLALSQVGEFSFVLSKFGLEFNLLNQNTYQTFLAVSILTMGITPFVINGSPGVVDFFLRKVSDTKLVHGLYSNRLRSDKRCFGKLHPDKPHSDKSHPGPGKIEVGEELKLNDHLIIVGYGFNGRTVSKAAKTAGIPYIIIEINPEIVRREKARGERIYYGDATYEAVMEHAGIRDARILVIGISDPAATRKAVKMVKHLNPKIHIIARTRYLREMEPLHALGAEEIIPEEYETSVEVFVRLLEKYLVPGEDIEKLVREIRADGYGMLRKLSDGKPVKFNIRKDLPGLEVTVIRVHEGSEIAGKTLTDMELRKKHGVTVLSIRRDSDMIHTPDGCTPIQANDVCILLGKPRKLHDARRFFE, encoded by the coding sequence ATGGAATCATTGTTAGGAAACATCGACATCATACTTGGGGTCTCTATTCTTCTTCTTTCCATATTCCACAAATTTGCGGTTCCTTCGGTGCTGGGTTTCCTTGTAACCGGCATGCTTTTGGGGCCTTATGGACTGGGACTGATTGGAGAGACTCAGGGAGTGGAAATCCTTGCGGAGTTTGGGGTCATCTTCCTGCTATTTATTATTGGGGTTGAACTTTCCCTTAAGGAACTCTGGGAGATAAAGAAGACAGTGCTTGCAGGAGGTACCCTTCAAGTCCTGCTGACAATTTTACTGGTTTTCCTGCTATGCACGCAACTGGGCTTCAGCAGGGCAACTTCGGTGTTCATAGGTTTTCTCATTTCCCTGAGCAGTACTGCAATAGTGCTCAAAATCCTTCAGGAAAAGTCCGAGGTCTACAGCCCCCACGGGCGAACCTCGCTTGCAGTTCTGATCTTCCAGGACATCATTATCGTGCCCATGATCCTTGTCACACCTCTGCTGGCAGGGGGCTCGGAAGGAGTTACGGGTTTGCTTTTAATCCTCCTCTTTAAAGGGGTAGGGATCATCCTGTTAGTTATTCTGAGTGCCCGCTATATTGTTCCCAGGCTCCTCTATTACGTTGCCACGACCCGCAGCAGGGAATTGTTCCTTCTGAGCGTTATTTTCATCTGCCTTTCAACGGCTCTCCTGACTTCAAGTGCCGGGCTGTCCCTTGCCCTGGGGGCTTTCCTGGCCGGGCTGGTCATTTCCGAGTCCGAATACAGCCAGCAGACTGCAGGGTACATTACTCCTTTTAAAGATGTCTTCATGAGCTTTTTTTTCGTGTCCATTGGCATGCTGCTGGATGTGCAGTATTTCCTTCAAAATCCCCATGTCTTCATCCTGATGGCTTTTGCCGTCGTCTTCCTGAAAGCATTTTCCGGAGCCATTGCAACTTTTTTACTCGGCTATCCTCTACGCACCACCCTGCTCACGGGGCTTGCCTTATCCCAGGTAGGGGAGTTCTCCTTCGTCCTTTCGAAGTTCGGCCTGGAATTCAATCTTCTGAACCAAAACACTTACCAGACTTTCCTTGCCGTTTCCATACTCACGATGGGCATCACCCCCTTTGTTATAAACGGGTCTCCCGGAGTTGTGGACTTCTTCCTCAGGAAGGTTTCCGACACGAAACTGGTGCATGGGCTCTATTCCAATAGACTGCGCTCTGACAAACGGTGTTTCGGCAAGTTGCACCCTGACAAGCCACATTCCGATAAATCGCACCCTGGTCCCGGGAAAATTGAGGTTGGTGAAGAGCTCAAGCTTAACGACCACCTTATAATTGTCGGGTATGGTTTTAACGGCAGGACAGTTTCAAAAGCAGCAAAAACCGCGGGTATTCCCTATATAATTATAGAAATAAACCCTGAAATAGTCCGTCGGGAAAAAGCCAGAGGGGAACGGATCTACTATGGGGACGCCACTTACGAAGCTGTAATGGAACATGCCGGAATAAGGGATGCACGCATTCTTGTTATTGGGATTTCAGACCCTGCTGCTACCCGGAAGGCCGTGAAAATGGTAAAACACCTGAACCCTAAAATCCATATCATTGCAAGGACCCGCTACCTGCGCGAAATGGAACCTCTGCATGCCCTGGGCGCGGAGGAAATCATTCCCGAAGAATACGAGACTTCAGTTGAGGTTTTTGTCCGCCTCCTTGAAAAGTACCTTGTTCCCGGAGAAGACATTGAGAAATTAGTCAGAGAAATTCGGGCTGACGGCTATGGGATGTTGCGAAAGCTCTCCGACGGAAAACCCGTCAAATTCAACATCAGAAAAGACCTCCCCGGGCTGGAAGTTACTGTAATCAGAGTACATGAGGGTTCCGAAATTGCCGGAAAAACCCTCACAGACATGGAACTCAGAAAAAAACACGGAGTTACAGTCCTTTCAATCCGGCGAGACTCCGATATGATACACACTCCCGACGGCTGTACTCCTATTCAGGCAAATGATGTCTGCATCCTGCTAGGGAAACCCCGTAAACTGCACGATGCCAGGAGATTTTTTGAATGA
- a CDS encoding PFL family protein, with protein sequence MLINPNEILETIRMVKMEHLDIRTVTMGISLRDCSHPDIDIFNENIYEKITANAKNLVRTTEEIQNLYGIPIINKRISVTPIAIAAESCETPDFVSVAKTLDKAAKEAGVDFIGGFSALVHKGVTKGDLKLINSIPEALASTEKVCSSVNVATTRAGINMDAVGMMGNIIKKTARLTADRDGIGCAKLVVFANAPEDNPFMAGAFHGIGEPECVINVGVSGPGVVNAALRELENPNLTDISETIKKTAFKITRMGEMVGREVSRRLGVEFGILDLSLAPTPEIGDSVAAILEAMGLERCGTHGTTAALALLNDAVKKGGAMASSSVGGLSGAFIPVSEDAGMIEAVNVGALSLEKLEAMTCVCSVGLDMIAVPGDTPACTLSAIIADEMAIGMINKKTTAVRIIPAPGKKVGDSVEFGGLLGMAPVMPVSKFSSETFVKRGGRIPAPIQSLTN encoded by the coding sequence ATGCTAATCAACCCGAATGAAATTCTGGAAACCATCCGGATGGTGAAAATGGAGCACCTGGACATCCGGACCGTAACCATGGGAATCAGCCTCCGGGACTGCAGCCACCCGGACATCGATATATTCAATGAAAATATCTACGAAAAGATCACGGCCAATGCGAAGAACCTGGTCCGGACAACGGAAGAAATTCAGAACCTTTATGGGATTCCCATCATTAACAAGCGGATCTCCGTAACTCCCATAGCCATCGCAGCCGAAAGCTGTGAAACTCCTGATTTTGTCTCCGTTGCCAAGACCCTGGATAAAGCCGCAAAGGAAGCCGGGGTGGACTTCATAGGGGGTTTCAGTGCTCTTGTCCATAAAGGAGTCACGAAGGGTGACCTGAAATTAATCAATTCGATTCCCGAAGCTCTCGCTTCTACGGAAAAGGTCTGCTCTTCCGTAAACGTGGCAACCACCAGGGCGGGAATCAATATGGACGCAGTCGGCATGATGGGAAATATCATCAAAAAGACCGCCCGGCTGACAGCGGACCGGGACGGAATCGGCTGCGCAAAACTTGTGGTCTTTGCCAACGCCCCCGAGGACAACCCCTTTATGGCAGGGGCTTTCCACGGCATAGGCGAGCCCGAATGCGTGATCAACGTCGGGGTTAGCGGCCCCGGTGTTGTCAATGCTGCCTTAAGGGAGCTTGAAAACCCAAACCTTACGGATATCTCGGAAACGATCAAGAAAACCGCCTTCAAGATCACCCGCATGGGCGAGATGGTGGGCAGGGAAGTTTCCAGGAGACTGGGCGTGGAATTCGGCATCCTTGACCTCTCCCTTGCCCCCACTCCCGAAATAGGGGATAGTGTTGCAGCCATCCTGGAAGCCATGGGCCTGGAACGCTGCGGGACCCACGGGACAACCGCAGCCCTTGCCCTCCTGAACGATGCCGTAAAAAAAGGCGGAGCAATGGCTTCCTCATCCGTAGGCGGCCTGAGCGGGGCTTTCATCCCTGTCAGCGAGGACGCAGGCATGATCGAGGCCGTAAACGTCGGAGCCCTGAGCCTTGAAAAGCTTGAAGCCATGACCTGCGTCTGTTCCGTCGGCCTGGACATGATCGCTGTCCCAGGGGACACGCCTGCCTGCACCCTCTCCGCGATCATCGCTGACGAAATGGCAATCGGAATGATTAACAAAAAGACGACAGCCGTCCGTATCATCCCCGCTCCTGGCAAAAAAGTCGGGGATTCCGTGGAATTCGGAGGGCTCCTGGGTATGGCTCCCGTCATGCCTGTGAGCAAGTTCAGTTCCGAGACCTTCGTGAAAAGGGGCGGCAGGATCCCGGCTCCGATCCAGTCGCTTACGAACTGA
- a CDS encoding DUF3179 domain-containing protein — translation MLMQRDRRLGMFLMFVLILAGILSSCCIENGEEEVVGTTPEGLEIRVGSDGEKFIIEPDKLVSGGPPKDGIPSIDSPKYVGVEEADAWIRDDELVLALIYRDVKRVYPLQIMVWHEIVNDKIAGDPILITYCPLCGSGIAYERTLDGEDVEFGVSGKLYNSNLVMYDRKTDSYWTQIDGLAIVGEMTGTRLKPISVDTVVWRDWKAAHPDSEVLSQDTGFDRPYGRDPYGNYYEDSFLFFPVENEDDSSVHPKTVIFGIEVDGVFKAYRESDLIEEGVIEDTVNGVPIKVERGEAGIVTVTNLETGDEIVKERDFWFAWYAFHPETELYEAE, via the coding sequence ATGCTTATGCAAAGGGACAGGCGGCTTGGGATGTTCTTGATGTTTGTGCTTATCCTTGCAGGCATCCTGAGCAGTTGCTGTATCGAAAACGGGGAGGAGGAAGTGGTCGGTACGACTCCGGAGGGGCTGGAAATCAGGGTTGGTTCGGACGGGGAGAAGTTCATTATAGAACCGGATAAGCTGGTTTCCGGGGGGCCTCCGAAAGACGGGATCCCGTCAATTGATTCCCCGAAGTACGTGGGCGTGGAGGAGGCTGATGCCTGGATCCGGGATGACGAACTCGTGCTTGCGCTCATCTACAGGGATGTAAAAAGGGTTTATCCGCTTCAGATCATGGTTTGGCACGAGATCGTAAATGACAAAATTGCGGGAGATCCGATCCTGATCACATACTGCCCTCTCTGCGGCTCGGGAATTGCTTATGAGCGCACGTTGGACGGAGAGGACGTTGAGTTCGGAGTCTCGGGAAAACTCTACAATTCAAACCTGGTCATGTACGACCGGAAGACCGACTCTTACTGGACTCAGATCGACGGGCTTGCGATTGTCGGGGAAATGACTGGCACTAGGCTGAAGCCGATCTCTGTTGACACAGTGGTCTGGAGGGACTGGAAAGCAGCCCACCCGGATTCCGAAGTCCTGAGCCAGGACACGGGCTTTGACCGGCCTTACGGGCGGGACCCCTACGGGAACTACTATGAGGACAGTTTCCTCTTCTTCCCGGTGGAAAATGAGGACGACAGTAGTGTTCACCCAAAAACCGTGATCTTCGGGATCGAAGTTGACGGGGTTTTCAAGGCCTACCGTGAGTCCGACCTGATTGAAGAGGGGGTTATTGAGGACACCGTGAACGGCGTCCCGATTAAGGTCGAAAGGGGCGAGGCAGGCATCGTTACCGTCACGAACCTGGAAACCGGAGATGAAATCGTAAAGGAGAGAGACTTCTGGTTTGCCTGGTACGCGTTCCACCCCGAAACCGAACTGTATGAGGCTGAGTGA
- a CDS encoding cytochrome c biogenesis CcdA family protein: MLEISRAFLLGLLTPLTAVCVIPLYPGFLAYLSNQLGKRPGGEAEERSRKMLVLFGLIITAGIITFMLILGFVFTTVLQVSLTKVIGVVSPIAFGILIFISLILIFDVDVARYVPRGRAPRVGNPYVTAFLYGFFFGAIVVPCQPAFIATLFAIAVSSPAFGINMLRFLFFGLGIGFPLLLFSAVSTRSSRQIIGFLVKNRRNINLVTGVVMLVVSVYYLVFVFRIFG; encoded by the coding sequence TTGCTGGAGATATCCAGGGCTTTTTTGCTCGGGCTGCTAACTCCTTTGACAGCGGTCTGCGTTATCCCTCTCTACCCGGGATTTTTAGCATACCTTTCGAACCAGCTGGGCAAGAGGCCCGGAGGGGAAGCAGAAGAACGAAGCCGAAAAATGCTGGTTTTATTCGGGCTGATCATCACGGCAGGAATCATTACCTTCATGCTCATCCTGGGATTCGTGTTCACAACGGTTTTGCAGGTTTCCCTTACAAAAGTCATCGGCGTTGTGTCCCCTATCGCATTCGGAATCCTGATCTTTATCAGCCTCATCCTGATCTTCGACGTGGACGTGGCAAGGTACGTTCCGAGGGGCCGGGCTCCCAGGGTCGGGAATCCCTATGTTACTGCTTTTCTTTACGGCTTCTTTTTCGGGGCGATAGTGGTCCCATGCCAGCCGGCATTTATCGCAACCCTGTTTGCAATTGCGGTCTCCAGCCCGGCTTTTGGTATAAATATGCTTCGCTTTCTCTTTTTCGGCCTGGGAATCGGCTTTCCCCTCCTGCTGTTCTCGGCTGTTTCCACCCGGTCGAGCAGGCAGATAATCGGGTTCCTGGTCAAAAACAGGAGAAATATCAACCTGGTTACCGGGGTTGTCATGCTGGTGGTTTCCGTTTACTATCTGGTTTTCGTGTTCAGGATATTCGGGTGA
- a CDS encoding O-acetylhomoserine aminocarboxypropyltransferase/cysteine synthase family protein, whose amino-acid sequence MEGKTYGPDTLALHAGFTSDPATGAHAVPIYQTVAYRFEDTEHASNLFGLKEFGNIYTRLTNPTTDVLEKRVAAFEGGTGALAVSSGMAAISLALLTITELGDEIVAADNLYGGTYQLFNHTLPKLGRNVNFVDSTKPEEFKKVITEKTKVIYAETIGNPKLDVPDLEAIAKIAHEAGIPLIVDNTTGIGLIRPFDFGADVVVMSATKFLGGHGTSLGGVIVDSGKFSWDSGKFPGFTEPDPSYHGLKYWEAFGNVPELGNIAFIVKARVELLRDLGPALSPFNAFLFLQGLETLSLRVSRHSENTLKVAQFLKGHPAVSWVNYPGLPEHPSHSLASRYLKGGYGALLGFGIKGGLNAGRKFIENVELLSHVANIGDAKSLVVHPASTTHQQLTPEERAATGVTDDFIRMSVGLEDVEDIIRDIEQALAKSQEK is encoded by the coding sequence ATGGAAGGAAAAACATACGGACCTGATACACTTGCCCTGCATGCGGGGTTTACGTCTGACCCTGCAACAGGAGCTCATGCCGTACCGATCTATCAAACAGTAGCTTATCGCTTCGAGGACACCGAACACGCTTCGAACCTTTTCGGGCTCAAGGAATTCGGCAACATCTATACCCGCCTGACCAACCCTACCACCGATGTCCTGGAAAAGCGGGTTGCAGCTTTTGAAGGCGGGACAGGGGCTCTGGCCGTTTCGTCAGGGATGGCGGCAATCTCCCTTGCGCTGCTCACCATAACGGAACTCGGGGATGAGATTGTAGCGGCGGACAACCTCTATGGGGGGACATACCAGCTCTTCAACCACACCCTCCCGAAACTTGGGAGGAATGTGAATTTTGTTGATTCCACAAAGCCTGAAGAGTTCAAAAAAGTGATCACTGAAAAAACAAAGGTGATATATGCCGAGACAATAGGCAACCCCAAGCTTGATGTGCCTGACCTTGAAGCCATTGCGAAAATTGCCCATGAGGCTGGCATCCCCCTGATTGTGGACAACACGACAGGAATCGGGCTTATCAGGCCCTTTGATTTCGGGGCGGATGTCGTTGTCATGTCCGCGACCAAGTTCCTTGGCGGGCACGGGACTTCCCTGGGAGGGGTTATTGTGGATTCGGGGAAGTTTAGCTGGGATTCGGGAAAGTTCCCGGGCTTCACGGAACCGGACCCGAGCTACCACGGGCTGAAGTACTGGGAAGCTTTCGGGAACGTGCCGGAGCTCGGGAACATTGCTTTTATTGTAAAGGCCCGGGTCGAACTCCTGAGGGACCTCGGACCTGCCCTGAGCCCCTTTAACGCCTTCCTCTTCCTGCAGGGGCTTGAGACCCTCTCCTTAAGGGTTAGCAGGCACAGTGAAAACACCCTGAAGGTTGCGCAGTTTCTCAAAGGGCACCCTGCGGTTTCCTGGGTCAATTATCCGGGGCTTCCGGAGCATCCGAGCCATTCCCTGGCTTCCAGGTATCTCAAAGGAGGCTACGGGGCTCTGCTCGGTTTCGGGATAAAGGGTGGACTGAACGCCGGCAGGAAGTTTATTGAGAATGTGGAGCTGCTCTCCCATGTCGCAAACATCGGGGACGCAAAGAGCCTTGTTGTCCACCCTGCTTCCACGACCCATCAGCAGCTTACTCCTGAAGAGAGGGCAGCCACCGGGGTAACTGACGATTTCATCCGGATGTCCGTGGGGCTTGAGGATGTTGAGGACATTATCCGGGATATTGAACAGGCGCTGGCAAAGTCTCAGGAGAAATAA
- a CDS encoding catalase-related domain-containing protein: MNGNDDFVQPGNLYRNVMTEEAREHLVGNIVAHLSGAQKRIHLRQTALFFKADPDYGSRVAKGLGLDIKEVERLAKMTKEERAKATEK; the protein is encoded by the coding sequence ATAAACGGCAACGACGACTTTGTACAGCCTGGTAACCTCTACCGTAACGTCATGACCGAAGAGGCCCGGGAACACCTGGTAGGCAACATCGTAGCCCACCTTTCAGGCGCCCAGAAACGCATCCATCTCAGGCAGACTGCCCTCTTTTTCAAAGCTGACCCCGACTACGGGAGCAGGGTAGCGAAGGGCCTCGGACTTGACATAAAGGAAGTTGAGCGCCTTGCTAAGATGACAAAGGAGGAGCGTGCAAAGGCGACTGAAAAATAA